In Hoeflea ulvae, one genomic interval encodes:
- a CDS encoding ExbD/TolR family protein, with the protein MMRSTIRASVPKRVARHWCPPMRFEPATSPRRQISMTSLIDVIFLLLLFFMLSSTFSRFADVELGTGGGSAAAASDATPAFVKLSDGRLSLNGSALPVEALGAELARQQSANGINQLILSVDETASSQQLVDVLLIARKLPGLSLQIVQ; encoded by the coding sequence ATGATGCGATCAACGATCCGCGCCAGCGTGCCGAAACGGGTGGCTCGCCATTGGTGTCCGCCAATGCGGTTTGAGCCGGCAACCAGCCCGAGACGGCAGATTTCGATGACGTCGCTGATCGACGTCATCTTTCTGCTCTTGCTGTTCTTCATGCTGTCATCGACATTCTCGCGCTTTGCCGATGTGGAACTGGGGACCGGTGGCGGCAGTGCTGCGGCTGCGAGTGACGCTACGCCGGCCTTTGTCAAATTGTCGGACGGACGGCTCTCGCTCAATGGATCCGCCCTGCCGGTCGAGGCGCTGGGCGCGGAGCTTGCCCGCCAGCAATCGGCAAACGGAATCAATCAGCTGATCCTGTCTGTTGACGAGACTGCAAGTTCGCAGCAACTGGTCGATGTCCTGTTGATCGCCCGGAAATTGCCGGGCCTCAGCCTGCAAATCGTTCAATAG
- the mmsB gene encoding multiple monosaccharide ABC transporter permease — protein MATDTVETTTGNQGRTVGQYLAEHLRDYGMVLALIAIMAFFQVMTDGTLLRPVNITNLFLQNSYIIIMALGMLLVIVAGHIDLSVGSVVGFVGALAAVMMVNWDWSIYLTIPCCLFVGILIGAAQGYWIAYWKIPSFIVTLAGMLVFRGASLWLLEGQSVGPFPRQFQALSTGFIPDLLPFVKDLLGLERMNGFAVVTGIVIAALIIWMGLRARARNRTYGMMGEPMSFFIGRNLLVAGAIVFVSYKLSTFRGLPNVLITMGFLTIIYAFLTESTTLGRRIYALGGNEKAAKLSGIATERLTFLTFVNMGMLAALAGLIFAARLNTATPKAGVSFELDVIAAVFIGGASMSGGVGKIIGAVVGAFIMGVMNNGMSIMGIGIDYQQVIKGLVLLAAVIFDVYNKNKQS, from the coding sequence ATGGCGACGGACACCGTTGAAACCACCACCGGCAACCAGGGCCGCACTGTCGGTCAGTACCTTGCCGAACATCTGCGCGATTACGGCATGGTGCTCGCGCTGATCGCCATCATGGCGTTCTTTCAGGTGATGACCGACGGCACCCTGCTGCGGCCGGTCAACATCACCAATCTGTTCCTGCAAAACAGCTACATCATCATCATGGCACTCGGCATGCTGCTGGTCATTGTCGCCGGGCATATCGATCTGTCGGTCGGCTCCGTGGTCGGCTTTGTCGGCGCGCTGGCGGCGGTGATGATGGTCAACTGGGACTGGTCGATCTACCTCACCATTCCCTGTTGCCTGTTTGTCGGCATTCTCATTGGCGCAGCCCAGGGCTACTGGATCGCCTATTGGAAAATACCCTCCTTCATTGTCACGCTTGCCGGCATGCTGGTGTTCCGCGGCGCCTCGCTGTGGCTGCTTGAAGGCCAGTCTGTGGGCCCGTTCCCGCGCCAGTTCCAGGCGCTGTCGACCGGCTTCATTCCGGACCTGCTGCCCTTCGTCAAGGATCTGCTCGGGCTTGAGCGGATGAACGGCTTTGCGGTCGTCACCGGCATCGTGATTGCCGCGCTGATCATCTGGATGGGGTTGCGCGCGCGTGCCCGCAACCGCACCTATGGCATGATGGGCGAGCCCATGAGCTTCTTCATCGGACGCAATTTGCTGGTGGCCGGCGCGATCGTCTTCGTCTCCTACAAGCTCTCGACCTTCCGCGGTCTGCCCAATGTGCTGATCACCATGGGTTTTCTGACCATCATCTATGCCTTCCTGACGGAATCAACCACGCTGGGACGCCGCATCTATGCGCTGGGTGGCAATGAGAAGGCTGCGAAACTGTCGGGCATTGCCACCGAGCGGCTGACATTCCTGACCTTCGTCAATATGGGCATGCTGGCCGCCCTGGCCGGGCTGATTTTTGCCGCACGGCTCAACACCGCCACGCCGAAAGCCGGCGTCTCCTTCGAACTTGACGTGATTGCCGCGGTCTTCATCGGCGGTGCATCGATGTCGGGTGGCGTCGGCAAGATCATCGGCGCGGTGGTCGGCGCCTTCATCATGGGCGTGATGAACAATGGCATGTCGATCATGGGCATCGGCATTGATTACCAGCAGGTGATCAAGGGCCTGGTGCTGCTCGCGGCCGTCATCTTCGATGTCTACAACAAGAACAAACAAAGCTGA
- a CDS encoding ExbD/TolR family protein, with protein MRLTSKRAYRAKPEPTIALINIVFLMLIFFLVAAQIAPPLESGLKLIKTAELDNREPPDALVVLPDGLMKYRGASVTPAHYVTIKQESNPGDLDIIRLVPDRDLRAAKLIEISAELKGLGARKIMLVTEKGLEPK; from the coding sequence ATGCGACTGACCTCCAAACGTGCTTACCGGGCCAAGCCCGAACCCACCATCGCGCTGATCAACATCGTCTTCCTGATGTTGATCTTCTTTCTCGTGGCCGCCCAGATCGCACCGCCGCTCGAAAGCGGCCTGAAGCTGATCAAGACGGCGGAACTCGATAACCGCGAACCGCCGGATGCGCTGGTGGTGCTGCCGGACGGATTGATGAAATATCGCGGCGCCTCGGTCACCCCGGCGCATTATGTGACGATCAAGCAGGAATCAAACCCCGGAGATCTCGACATCATCCGGCTGGTGCCGGACCGCGACCTGCGTGCGGCGAAGCTGATCGAGATCAGTGCGGAGCTGAAAGGCCTCGGCGCCCGCAAGATCATGCTGGTGACCGAGAAGGGCCTGGAGCCGAAATGA
- a CDS encoding Gfo/Idh/MocA family protein produces MMATRIALAGIGKIARDQHVPALAASTDWELAATVSRHGTVDGIEAYDDFAAMLEARPDIGVVSLCMPPVPRFDYARAAIAAGRHVMLEKPPGTTLSECHALEAMARDAGVSIYATWHSREAAMVATAKSWLAGKTLRKLEVIWKEDVRKWHPGQTWIWQAGGLGVFDPGINALSIVTEILADPIHVTSSELLIPENCETPIAANMTFAHPHGAEVSAVFDFRKEGDQFWNIEIETDQGRLVLSEGGATLTIDGRRQSAATDANPLTGEYPRLYANMARLVRDNAIDMDLAPMTHVADAFLMGTRVTVEPFIE; encoded by the coding sequence CTGATGGCAACCAGGATCGCTCTTGCCGGCATCGGCAAAATTGCCCGAGACCAGCATGTGCCCGCGCTTGCCGCGTCGACAGACTGGGAACTGGCGGCAACCGTTTCGCGTCACGGCACGGTCGACGGCATCGAAGCCTATGATGACTTTGCCGCCATGCTCGAAGCGCGGCCCGATATCGGCGTGGTGTCGCTGTGCATGCCGCCGGTGCCGCGCTTTGACTATGCCAGGGCCGCAATTGCCGCCGGACGCCATGTGATGCTGGAAAAGCCGCCCGGCACGACGCTGTCGGAGTGCCATGCACTGGAAGCCATGGCCCGCGACGCCGGGGTTTCAATCTATGCGACCTGGCATTCGCGCGAGGCCGCCATGGTCGCCACCGCCAAATCCTGGCTTGCCGGCAAGACCCTGCGCAAGCTCGAGGTGATCTGGAAAGAGGATGTGCGCAAATGGCATCCGGGCCAGACCTGGATCTGGCAGGCCGGCGGTCTCGGCGTCTTCGATCCGGGCATCAATGCGCTGTCGATCGTCACGGAGATCCTCGCCGATCCGATCCATGTGACGTCGTCGGAGCTGCTGATTCCCGAAAACTGCGAGACACCGATCGCCGCCAATATGACATTCGCGCATCCTCACGGGGCCGAGGTCAGCGCCGTGTTCGATTTCCGCAAGGAGGGCGACCAGTTCTGGAACATCGAGATCGAGACCGACCAGGGCAGGCTGGTGTTGTCGGAAGGCGGCGCCACCTTGACGATTGACGGCCGCAGGCAAAGCGCTGCGACGGACGCCAATCCGCTGACCGGAGAATATCCACGGCTTTACGCCAATATGGCCAGGCTGGTGCGCGATAACGCCATCGATATGGATCTGGCGCCGATGACCCATGTTGCCGACGCATTTCTGATGGGCACGCGGGTGACGGTCGAACCGTTCATCGAGTGA
- the chvE gene encoding multiple monosaccharide ABC transporter substrate-binding protein: MKKLTSILATVAFGIGLVSAPVLAQDKGTVGIAMPTKSSARWISDGNSMVEQFTAAGYDTDLQYAEDDIPNQLAQIENMITKGVDVLVIAAIDGTTLSNALENAAAAGIKVIAYDRLIRESGNVDYYATFDNFKVGVQQATSLVGGLKERFGDGPYNVELFGGSPDDNNAFFFYNGAMSVLQPLIDSGEVVIVSGQMGMDKVGTLRWDGAVAQARMDNLLSAHYTDKQVHGVLSPYDGLSIGILSSLKGVGYGSGDLKMPIVSGQDAEVQSVKSILADEQYSTVFKDTRELARVTVGMVEALLQGGTPEINDTSTYDNGVKVVESYLLEPVSVDKSNWEEIVIGSGYYTMDQIK; encoded by the coding sequence ATGAAAAAGCTTACTTCAATTTTGGCGACAGTTGCGTTCGGCATCGGACTGGTTTCGGCACCGGTGCTGGCGCAGGACAAGGGAACGGTCGGCATCGCCATGCCGACAAAGTCATCCGCACGCTGGATTTCCGATGGAAATTCAATGGTCGAGCAGTTCACTGCAGCCGGATACGACACGGATCTGCAATATGCCGAGGATGACATCCCCAACCAGCTCGCGCAGATCGAGAACATGATCACCAAGGGCGTGGATGTTCTGGTGATCGCAGCGATTGACGGCACCACGCTGTCGAACGCGCTGGAAAATGCCGCAGCAGCCGGCATCAAGGTCATCGCCTATGACCGTCTGATCCGCGAAAGCGGCAATGTCGACTATTACGCAACCTTCGACAACTTCAAGGTCGGCGTGCAGCAGGCAACCTCGCTCGTCGGTGGCCTCAAGGAGCGCTTTGGCGACGGACCCTACAATGTCGAACTCTTCGGCGGTTCGCCGGACGACAACAATGCCTTCTTCTTCTACAACGGTGCGATGAGCGTGCTTCAGCCGCTGATCGACTCCGGTGAAGTGGTCATCGTTTCCGGACAGATGGGCATGGACAAGGTCGGCACACTGCGCTGGGACGGCGCGGTTGCGCAGGCCCGCATGGACAACCTTTTGTCGGCGCATTACACCGACAAGCAGGTCCATGGCGTTCTGTCGCCCTATGACGGCCTGTCGATCGGTATTCTTTCGTCGCTCAAGGGCGTCGGCTACGGCTCGGGCGATCTGAAAATGCCGATCGTTTCGGGTCAGGACGCGGAAGTGCAGTCGGTCAAGTCGATCCTGGCAGACGAGCAGTACTCCACGGTGTTCAAGGACACCCGCGAACTCGCACGCGTCACCGTCGGCATGGTGGAAGCGCTGCTGCAGGGCGGTACACCGGAAATCAATGACACGAGCACCTATGACAATGGCGTCAAGGTGGTCGAATCCTATCTGCTTGAGCCGGTTTCGGTCGACAAGTCGAACTGGGAAGAGATCGTCATCGGTTCCGGCTACTACACGATGGACCAGATCAAGTAA
- the araD gene encoding L-arabinonate dehydratase encodes MTFTPAKWPRKLRSQEWFGGTGRDQIYHRGWMKNQGFPHDMFDGRPVIGILNTWSELTPCNAHLRDLAERVKNGVLEAGGMPVEVPVFSASESSFRPTAMMFRNLAAMAVEEAMRGQPMDGAVLLVGCDKTTPSLLMGAASTDMPSIVVTGGPMLNGYFRGERVGSGTHLWKFSEAVKAGEMSQEDFLEAEASMSRSAGSCNTMGTASTMASMAEALGMALSGNAAIPAVDSRRRVMAQMSGRRIVDMVKDDLKPSDVLTKHAFENAIRTNGAIGGSTNAVIHLLAIAGRVGIDLTLDDWDRCGREVATIVNLMPSGKYLMEEFFYAGGLPVVLKRLGEAGLLHKDALTVSGTAIWDEVKDAVNTNEDVIRPVDKALTDEGGIAVLKGNLAPRGAVIKPSAASAHLLKHRGRAVVFEDIDDYKAKINDEALDIDESCVMVLKNCGPKGYPGMAEVGNMGLPPKVLRKGITDMVRISDARMSGTAYGTVILHTAPEAAEGGPLAVVRDGDMIELDVAARSIRLDISDAELAARLAEWKPNTEKAPSGYAWLHQTHTQGADTGADLDFLIGCRGSPVGKDSH; translated from the coding sequence ATGACATTCACACCAGCAAAATGGCCGCGCAAGCTGCGCTCTCAAGAATGGTTCGGCGGAACCGGCCGGGACCAGATCTATCATCGCGGATGGATGAAGAACCAGGGCTTTCCGCACGACATGTTCGACGGCAGGCCGGTGATCGGCATTCTCAATACCTGGTCGGAACTGACCCCGTGCAACGCGCATCTGCGCGACCTGGCCGAGCGGGTCAAGAACGGCGTGCTCGAAGCCGGTGGCATGCCGGTCGAAGTCCCGGTGTTTTCGGCATCGGAAAGCTCGTTCCGGCCGACGGCGATGATGTTTCGCAATCTGGCGGCGATGGCGGTCGAGGAAGCCATGCGCGGCCAGCCGATGGACGGCGCCGTGCTTCTGGTGGGATGCGACAAGACCACGCCGAGCCTGCTGATGGGCGCGGCTTCGACCGACATGCCGTCGATTGTCGTCACCGGCGGGCCGATGCTCAACGGCTATTTCCGCGGCGAGCGGGTCGGATCCGGCACGCATCTGTGGAAATTCTCCGAAGCGGTGAAGGCCGGCGAGATGTCACAGGAGGATTTTCTCGAAGCCGAAGCCTCGATGTCGCGGTCTGCCGGTTCGTGCAACACCATGGGCACGGCCTCGACCATGGCCTCGATGGCCGAAGCGTTGGGCATGGCGCTCTCCGGCAATGCCGCGATACCGGCCGTCGACAGCCGCCGCCGGGTGATGGCGCAGATGTCGGGCCGCCGCATCGTCGACATGGTCAAGGACGACCTCAAGCCGTCCGACGTGTTGACCAAGCACGCCTTTGAAAACGCCATCCGCACCAATGGCGCCATTGGCGGCTCCACCAATGCGGTCATCCATTTGCTGGCCATTGCCGGCCGGGTCGGCATTGATCTGACACTGGATGACTGGGACCGCTGTGGCCGCGAAGTCGCGACCATCGTCAATCTGATGCCGTCGGGCAAATATCTGATGGAAGAGTTCTTCTATGCCGGCGGTCTGCCGGTGGTGCTCAAGCGGCTTGGTGAAGCCGGCCTGTTGCACAAGGATGCACTGACGGTCAGCGGCACTGCGATCTGGGACGAGGTCAAGGATGCCGTCAACACCAATGAGGACGTGATCCGCCCGGTCGACAAGGCGTTGACCGACGAGGGCGGCATTGCCGTGCTGAAGGGCAATCTTGCGCCAAGGGGCGCGGTGATCAAGCCGTCGGCGGCGTCAGCCCACCTGCTCAAGCACCGCGGTCGGGCCGTCGTGTTCGAGGACATCGACGACTACAAGGCCAAGATCAATGACGAGGCGCTCGACATTGACGAGAGCTGCGTCATGGTTCTGAAGAATTGCGGCCCGAAAGGCTATCCCGGCATGGCCGAGGTCGGCAATATGGGGCTGCCGCCAAAAGTGCTGCGCAAGGGCATCACCGACATGGTGCGGATCTCGGACGCCCGCATGTCGGGAACCGCCTATGGCACCGTCATCCTGCACACCGCACCCGAAGCGGCCGAGGGCGGACCGCTGGCCGTAGTCCGCGACGGCGACATGATCGAACTCGACGTCGCCGCCCGCAGCATCCGTCTCGATATATCGGACGCGGAGCTGGCGGCGCGGCTTGCCGAGTGGAAGCCGAACACTGAAAAGGCGCCGTCGGGCTATGCCTGGCTGCATCAAACCCACACCCAAGGCGCAGACACCGGGGCTGATCTGGATTTCCTGATCGGCTGCCGTGGCTCCCCGGTTGGAAAGGACTCGCACTGA
- the mmsA gene encoding multiple monosaccharide ABC transporter ATP-binding protein: MKPLLEMRSITKTFPGVKALNAVNLTVMEGEIHALVGENGAGKSTLMKVLSGVYPAGTYEGEIHYDGALAEFSGIRQSENVGIIIIHQELALVPLLSIAENLFIGNECASNGIVDWHETFQRTEALLKKVGLSEAPGTLVDRIGVGKQQLVEIAKALSKDVRLLILDEPTSALSEKDSQALLDLLLELKAQGVTSIIISHKLNEVRSIADRVTVIRDGATISTLDARSDEITEDRIIHDMVGRDMAQRFPERESHPGDVLMEVRNWNVWHPEHTERQVIRDACLNVRAGEVVGIAGLMGAGRTELAMSIFGKSYGRRISGEVLIDGKPVDVSTVDRSISAGLAYVTEDRKNLGLVLDETIQRNITLANLEEVSSYGVISEAQEINVAEGFRKAINIRTPGVFQKVVNLSGGNQQKVVLSKWLFADPKVLILDEPTRGIDVGAKYEIYGIINKLVADGKGVLMISSELPELLGMCDRIYVMNEGALVGELTAAEASQERIMSFIVRS, translated from the coding sequence ATGAAGCCGCTATTGGAGATGCGCTCCATAACCAAGACATTTCCCGGCGTGAAAGCACTCAACGCGGTGAACCTCACCGTGATGGAAGGCGAAATCCACGCGCTTGTCGGGGAAAATGGCGCCGGCAAATCGACCTTGATGAAGGTGCTGTCCGGGGTTTACCCCGCCGGCACCTATGAAGGCGAAATCCATTACGACGGCGCGCTCGCGGAATTTTCCGGCATTCGCCAAAGCGAAAATGTCGGCATCATCATCATCCATCAGGAACTGGCCCTGGTGCCGCTGCTGTCGATCGCCGAGAACCTGTTCATCGGCAATGAATGCGCCAGCAATGGAATCGTCGACTGGCACGAAACCTTCCAGCGCACCGAAGCGCTGTTGAAGAAGGTCGGCCTGTCGGAAGCCCCCGGCACGCTTGTCGACCGGATCGGCGTCGGCAAGCAACAGCTCGTCGAGATCGCCAAGGCCCTGTCCAAGGATGTGCGGCTGCTGATCCTGGACGAGCCGACCTCCGCGCTGTCAGAGAAGGACAGCCAGGCGCTGCTCGATTTGCTGCTGGAGCTCAAGGCCCAGGGCGTGACCTCGATCATCATCAGCCACAAGCTCAACGAGGTGCGCAGCATTGCCGACCGGGTCACGGTGATCCGCGACGGCGCGACGATTTCGACGCTCGATGCGCGCAGTGACGAAATCACCGAAGACCGGATCATCCACGACATGGTTGGCCGCGATATGGCGCAGCGCTTCCCCGAGCGCGAAAGCCATCCCGGCGACGTGCTGATGGAAGTGCGCAACTGGAATGTCTGGCACCCCGAACACACCGAACGCCAGGTCATCCGCGATGCCTGCCTGAATGTGCGCGCCGGCGAAGTCGTCGGCATTGCCGGCCTGATGGGCGCCGGGCGGACCGAGCTCGCCATGAGCATTTTCGGCAAGAGCTATGGACGCAGGATTTCTGGCGAAGTGCTGATCGACGGCAAGCCGGTCGATGTCTCGACCGTCGACCGCTCGATTTCCGCGGGCCTTGCCTATGTCACCGAGGACCGCAAGAATCTCGGCCTGGTTCTGGATGAAACCATCCAGCGCAACATCACGCTGGCCAATCTGGAGGAGGTGTCCTCCTATGGCGTGATATCGGAAGCCCAGGAGATCAATGTCGCCGAAGGGTTCCGCAAGGCCATCAACATCCGCACGCCGGGTGTGTTCCAGAAGGTGGTCAACCTATCGGGCGGCAACCAGCAAAAGGTCGTGCTGTCGAAATGGCTGTTTGCCGATCCGAAAGTGCTGATCCTGGATGAACCGACCCGCGGCATCGATGTCGGAGCGAAATACGAAATCTACGGCATCATCAACAAGCTCGTCGCCGACGGCAAGGGCGTATTGATGATCTCGTCGGAACTGCCGGAACTATTGGGCATGTGTGACAGAATCTATGTGATGAATGAAGGTGCCCTTGTGGGCGAGCTGACCGCCGCGGAAGCGAGCCAGGAACGCATTATGTCCTTCATCGTGAGGAGCTAA
- a CDS encoding dihydrodipicolinate synthase family protein, with protein sequence MKQPLANILPVAPTPFHADGRVDEDGMRRVIDCMIDQGVDAICILANYSEQFLLSDEERLLLMRLSLEHTAGRVPVIVTTSHFSTEIATQRALAAQSMGAAMVMMMPPYHGSGLFPAPQGIFEHFEAVSNAISIPIMVQDAPLSGVTMTVELLARLAKELENVSYFKIECPFAADKLAALIEAAGDHIAGPFDGEEAVTLLADLDAGATGTMTSALFPELIRPIVTEFRAGNKDAALAQWQKCLPLINHENRQCGLRAAKVVFREGGVIGSDYVRHPLKPMSDRTRSRLLQLAGDLDVLALRWGK encoded by the coding sequence ATGAAACAACCGCTCGCCAATATACTGCCGGTGGCTCCGACTCCGTTTCACGCCGATGGCCGGGTCGATGAAGACGGCATGCGCCGGGTGATCGATTGCATGATCGACCAGGGCGTCGACGCCATCTGCATCCTCGCCAATTATTCCGAACAGTTTCTGCTTTCGGACGAGGAACGCCTGTTGCTGATGCGCCTGAGCCTCGAACACACGGCGGGCCGGGTGCCTGTGATTGTCACCACCAGTCATTTCTCCACTGAAATCGCCACCCAGCGCGCCTTGGCGGCGCAGTCGATGGGCGCCGCGATGGTCATGATGATGCCGCCTTATCACGGCTCCGGCCTGTTCCCGGCGCCGCAGGGAATTTTCGAGCATTTTGAAGCCGTCAGCAACGCGATCTCGATCCCGATCATGGTGCAGGATGCGCCGCTGTCGGGCGTGACGATGACGGTGGAGCTGCTGGCCCGCCTGGCCAAAGAGCTCGAAAATGTCTCCTATTTCAAGATCGAATGCCCCTTTGCCGCCGACAAGCTGGCAGCCCTGATCGAAGCCGCCGGCGACCATATCGCCGGACCGTTTGACGGCGAGGAGGCGGTGACGCTGCTGGCTGATCTCGATGCGGGCGCCACCGGAACCATGACATCGGCACTGTTTCCCGAACTCATCCGGCCGATCGTCACCGAGTTTCGCGCCGGCAACAAGGACGCGGCGCTGGCGCAGTGGCAGAAATGTCTGCCTTTGATCAATCATGAGAACCGGCAGTGTGGACTTCGCGCTGCAAAAGTGGTTTTCAGGGAGGGAGGGGTGATCGGCAGCGATTATGTGCGTCACCCGCTAAAGCCGATGTCGGATCGAACCAGAAGCCGCCTGTTGCAGCTTGCGGGCGATCTTGATGTCCTTGCCCTGAGATGGGGCAAATAG
- a CDS encoding antibiotic biosynthesis monooxygenase family protein, with product MYIAMNRFIINEGHETAFEDVWRNRDSSLKDMPGFETFHLLKGKQDPETRQTLYASHTVWQSEQHFVDWTKSQNFRDAHKNAGSNKGMYAGHPNFEGFVSVLDA from the coding sequence ATGTATATCGCCATGAACCGCTTCATCATCAATGAAGGCCACGAGACCGCATTTGAAGACGTCTGGCGCAATCGCGATTCCAGTCTCAAGGACATGCCCGGTTTCGAGACCTTCCATCTGCTCAAGGGCAAGCAGGACCCCGAGACCAGGCAGACACTCTACGCCTCGCACACGGTCTGGCAGTCGGAACAGCATTTTGTCGACTGGACCAAGTCGCAGAATTTCCGCGACGCGCACAAGAATGCGGGTTCGAACAAGGGCATGTATGCCGGGCATCCCAATTTCGAGGGTTTCGTGTCCGTGCTCGACGCATAA
- a CDS encoding MotA/TolQ/ExbB proton channel family protein: MTFFENPILRIQEFISIGGPVVVLLLGLSVISVATILFKFWQFSALKVGAGASLDTPVSLSGNMGRGDRQRLERMPAGLRDIVELAMRLKHLRDENRITHEALEDRLMLSASTQINSIQSGFRILESIAQTAPLIGLFGTVLGMITAFQALQQSGNSVDPSILAGGIWVALLTTAVGLGVAMPTSIALTYFESRVETHKLAIETAVARVLNPSTYDAINDPRQRAETGGSPLVSANAV, from the coding sequence ATGACCTTTTTCGAAAACCCGATCCTGCGGATACAGGAATTCATCAGCATCGGCGGACCGGTCGTGGTGCTGCTGCTCGGCCTGTCGGTCATCTCGGTGGCAACCATCCTGTTCAAGTTCTGGCAATTCAGTGCGCTCAAGGTCGGCGCCGGCGCATCTCTTGACACGCCGGTCAGCCTGAGCGGCAATATGGGCCGTGGTGACCGGCAGCGGCTCGAACGGATGCCCGCGGGCTTGCGCGACATCGTCGAACTGGCAATGCGGCTCAAACACCTCAGGGACGAGAACCGGATTACTCATGAGGCGCTGGAAGACCGGCTGATGCTGTCGGCCTCGACCCAGATCAACTCCATCCAGTCCGGCTTCCGGATTCTCGAATCGATTGCCCAGACCGCGCCGCTGATCGGCCTGTTCGGCACGGTGCTCGGGATGATCACGGCGTTCCAGGCGCTGCAGCAATCGGGCAACAGCGTCGATCCCTCGATCCTTGCCGGCGGCATCTGGGTGGCGCTGCTGACCACCGCCGTCGGGCTGGGTGTGGCGATGCCGACCAGCATTGCGCTGACCTATTTCGAAAGCCGCGTCGAAACCCACAAGCTGGCGATCGAGACGGCGGTGGCGCGGGTGCTCAACCCGTCGACCTATGATGCGATCAACGATCCGCGCCAGCGTGCCGAAACGGGTGGCTCGCCATTGGTGTCCGCCAATGCGGTTTGA
- a CDS encoding energy transducer TonB family protein yields the protein MTSLSKLRLAAILALSGSAVLHVAAMALAPSSETEVLIEGGQATEMAALGSSFADLVKQGDNIEPATPDDVTDSAVQDDPVQPVTADSEAAPVEAKPLTAQPSPKTLQPVDPAKTAVEPASVSANPVPVEALAPSPYLSAFAAPVQVTHDPESPQPALTQPVRTETVTPEPAPVDPVEVTKKAAETSPVKPSETIEAIEEPVLENIPKPIPKPEQVKKPKKKPAKKKPASGQKVANSNTSAKAGSQQGREAKTAAPSGRNKSKSRSSATGNAAASNYPGKIYSKIARTRQKNAGGRGVAHISFKIASNGKATGIAVSRSSGNSRIDRAAVAHVKRASPFPRPPAGAQTRFVIPVEFRR from the coding sequence ATGACCAGCCTGTCGAAATTGCGCCTTGCGGCGATCCTTGCCTTGTCGGGGTCGGCAGTGCTGCATGTCGCGGCGATGGCGCTGGCGCCTTCCAGCGAGACGGAGGTGCTGATCGAAGGCGGCCAGGCCACCGAAATGGCCGCACTGGGCAGCAGCTTTGCCGATCTGGTCAAGCAGGGCGACAATATCGAGCCGGCAACGCCGGATGATGTGACCGATTCCGCGGTACAGGACGATCCGGTGCAGCCCGTCACGGCGGACAGTGAAGCCGCTCCGGTTGAGGCAAAGCCGTTGACGGCGCAGCCGTCACCCAAGACACTGCAGCCTGTCGATCCCGCAAAGACCGCAGTCGAACCGGCATCAGTCAGCGCAAACCCCGTACCGGTGGAGGCCCTTGCCCCCTCGCCCTACCTGTCCGCATTTGCCGCGCCCGTCCAGGTTACGCATGACCCCGAAAGCCCGCAGCCGGCGCTGACGCAGCCGGTTAGGACCGAAACCGTCACCCCGGAGCCGGCGCCGGTTGATCCGGTAGAGGTTACGAAAAAAGCAGCCGAAACGTCTCCGGTGAAGCCAAGCGAAACCATCGAGGCAATCGAGGAGCCGGTACTCGAGAATATCCCCAAGCCGATACCCAAACCCGAACAGGTCAAAAAGCCGAAGAAGAAGCCGGCCAAGAAAAAGCCTGCGTCCGGCCAGAAGGTCGCGAATTCGAACACCAGTGCAAAGGCCGGATCCCAGCAAGGCAGGGAGGCGAAGACGGCGGCGCCGAGCGGCCGGAACAAGTCGAAATCGCGGTCCAGCGCCACCGGCAATGCCGCTGCATCGAACTATCCGGGCAAGATCTATTCGAAAATCGCCCGAACCCGGCAGAAAAATGCCGGTGGCCGCGGTGTTGCCCATATAAGCTTCAAGATAGCCTCCAACGGCAAGGCCACGGGCATAGCGGTGTCGCGAAGTTCCGGCAATTCAAGGATCGACCGCGCCGCGGTTGCCCATGTCAAGCGCGCCTCCCCCTTCCCCAGGCCACCGGCGGGCGCACAGACACGTTTTGTCATACCGGTCGAATTCAGGAGATAG